In a single window of the Arachis hypogaea cultivar Tifrunner chromosome 6, arahy.Tifrunner.gnm2.J5K5, whole genome shotgun sequence genome:
- the LOC112695592 gene encoding uncharacterized protein, producing MSLVTEEIKARSEVYHGDEMCQVKSKELLKEIELPNGLLPLKDMEECGYDRGTGFVWLKQKKPYTHKFEKIGKLVSYAAEVTAQVEKGKIKKLTGVKTKEILLWVSLSDIYVDDPPTGKITFKTPAGLFRSFPVSAFEIEEEKDKSDDVKASAAAATTTQVDEAVQVKEV from the coding sequence atgtCTCTGGTAACAGAAGAAATCAAAGCTAGGTCAGAGGTGTATCATGGAGACGAAATGTGTCAGGTGAAGTCGAAGGAGCTTCTAAAGGAGATAGAACTTCCCAACGGTCTGCTGCCATTGAAGGACATGGAGGAGTGCGGCTACGACAGAGGAACGGGGTTCGTGTGGCTGAAGCAGAAGAAACCTTACACACACAAGTTCGAGAAGATTGGGAAGCTTGTGTCGTACGCGGCGGAGGTGACGGCGCAGGTGGAGAAAGGGAAGATCAAGAAGCTGACCGGAGTGAAGACGAAGGAGATTTTGCTGTGGGTTTCGCTCAGTGACATCTACGTCGATGACCCTCCCACCGGCAAGATCACTTTCAAGACGCCCGCAGGGCTATTCAGGTCTTTTCCTGTCTCTGCCTTCGAGATTGAGGAAGAGAAAGACAAGTCCGACGACGTCAAGGCTTCCGCCGCCGCCGCCACCACCACGCAGGTCGATGAAGCCGTTCAGGTCAAGGAGGTCtga